A genomic window from Flavobacterium johnsoniae includes:
- a CDS encoding DUF4142 domain-containing protein, with translation MKKLLLAGKTILGAGLLILCLQSCKNETKQEDPKEVAEDANEAKFDSIDSKEDDSEFLVDQAEVNLAEIEIGKLAQTKSTNAEVKKFGKMLVDEHTKSASEVSALAKAKNFTLPTSLTEDGQEEYNKLNEKTGVDFDKKFADLMIDGHEKAIKKLEKAAKDANDQEVRTWAANNIAGLTAHLEHAKLLKQNLDKK, from the coding sequence ATGAAAAAGTTACTATTAGCCGGAAAAACCATTTTAGGAGCAGGACTACTTATATTATGCCTTCAATCTTGTAAAAATGAAACGAAACAAGAAGATCCAAAAGAAGTAGCAGAAGATGCAAATGAGGCAAAATTCGATTCTATTGACAGCAAAGAAGACGATTCTGAGTTCTTAGTAGATCAGGCTGAAGTAAATTTGGCAGAAATTGAAATCGGTAAACTGGCACAAACTAAAAGTACAAATGCTGAAGTGAAAAAATTTGGTAAAATGCTTGTTGATGAGCATACTAAATCGGCTTCTGAAGTAAGTGCTTTAGCAAAAGCGAAAAACTTTACTCTTCCAACTTCTCTAACTGAAGACGGACAAGAGGAATACAATAAATTGAACGAAAAAACTGGTGTTGATTTCGATAAAAAATTTGCTGACTTAATGATTGATGGTCACGAAAAAGCAATCAAAAAACTAGAAAAAGCAGCCAAAGATGCCAACGATCAAGAAGTTAGAACTTGGGCTGCTAATAATATTGCGGGTTTAACGGCACATTTAGAACACGCTAAATTGCTGAAACAAAACCTAGACAAAAAGTAA